In Parus major isolate Abel chromosome 1, Parus_major1.1, whole genome shotgun sequence, the following proteins share a genomic window:
- the GSTK1 gene encoding glutathione S-transferase kappa 1 — protein sequence MGRTVVELFYDVISPYSWLAFEVLCRYRHIWNIDLRFRPAFLGGIMQQTGNKPPAMLPKRGEYMLKDMKRMAKYYQVPVHMSADDFQRILGTSSLTAMRFITATDMTNPQYLEPLSREFWMRFWSQHEDITQPENILAAAQQAGLSAELSQKALEMISSPTVKDRLKETTAEALKYGAFGMPAVVAHYDGKPHLFFGSDRLELLGSIIGEKWLGPVPSPKL from the exons ATGGGCCGGACGGTCGTGGAGCTGTTTTACGATGTGATCTCCCCGTACTCCTGGCTGGCGTTTGAG GTTCTCTGCCGGTACCGGCACATCTGGAATATTGACCTGCGCTTCCGTCCAGCTTTCCTTGGTGGCATAATGCAACAAACTG GTAACAAGCCACCAGCAATGTTACCAAAGCGAGGTGAATACATGCTGAAGGATATGAAAAGGATGGCAAAATACTACCAGGTGCCTGTACACATGTCCGCAGATGACTTCCAGCGTATCCTGGGCACAA GCAGTCTGACGGCCATGCGCTTTATCACAGCCACGGACATGACAAACCCACAGTACCTGGAACCCTTATCTAGGGAGTTCTGGATGCGGTTTTGGTCACAG CATGAAGATATCACTCAGCCAGAGAACATATTGGCA GCTGCCCAACAGGCTGGGctctcagcagagctctcccagaAGGCACTTGAAATGATTTCATCCCCTACAGTGAAGGACAGACTGAAAGAGACAACAGCTGAAGCACTGAAATATGGG GCATTTGGGATGCCTGCTGTTGTGGCACATTATGATGGGAAACCTCATCTGTTTTTTGGCTCTGACCGTTTAGAGCTGCTAGGCAGCATTATAG GTGAAAAATGGCTGGGACCAGTTCCAAGTCCTAAGCTGTGA